Proteins co-encoded in one Thamnophis elegans isolate rThaEle1 chromosome 1, rThaEle1.pri, whole genome shotgun sequence genomic window:
- the SPTSSA gene encoding serine palmitoyltransferase small subunit A, whose translation MAFSSAWKRMSWLYYQYLLVTALYMLEPWERTVFNSMLVSIIGMALYTGYVFMPQHIMAILHYFEIMQ comes from the exons ATGGCGTTCAGCTCGGCCTGGAAGCGAATGTCGTGGCTTTATTACCAGTATCTGCTGGTGACGGCTCTCTACATGCTGGAGCCCTGGGAGCGGACGGTGTTCA ATTCCATGTTGGTGTCTATTATTGGAATGGCACTTTACACTGGTTATGTTTTCATGCCTCAACATATAATGgccatcttgcattattttgaaATTATGCAGTGA
- the EAPP gene encoding E2F-associated phosphoprotein has translation MSSLREEDDPYVVEEPSDEDPAQSSSEDEVDVLLYGTPDQKRKLIRECLTGESESSSDDEFQKEMEAELNSTMKNMEGQWKSQLPGDASVAGQSGTVSTSKYYDDIYFDSDSDDEDVGGSAETRKKRKHHQRRIPTNDELFYDPEEDNRDQEWVDTIRRSYHNIRNVRSQQQEKFPAIPNSDAILNCPACMTTLCLDCQRHELYRTQYRAMFVMNCTVVKEEILKYKYPLKKKTKRGHKKIKQSNESTTGSESQEEEIYHPVKCTECSTEVAALDKDEVFHFFNVLASHC, from the exons ATGAGTTCCCTGCGGGAAGAAGACGATCCTTATGTGGTCGAGGAGCCCAGCGATGAGGACCCAGCGCAGAGCAG TTCTGAAGATGAAGTGGATGTGCTTTTATATGGCACCCCAGACCAGAAGCGTAAACTGATACGGGAGTGTCTCACAGGAGAAAGTGAATCTTCTAGTGATGATGAATTCCAAAAGGAAATGGAAGCTGAACTTAACTCCACCATGAAAAATATGGAAGGCCAATGGAAGTCACAACTTCCAG GTGATGCTTCTGTTGCTGGTCAGTCTGGAACTGTCTCCACTTCTAAGTATTATGATGACATTTATTTTGATTCCGATTCAGATGATGAAGATGTAGGAG GTTCTGCAGaaaccaggaaaaaaagaaaacatcaccAACGACGAATTCCAACTAATGATGAGTTATTTTATGATCCAGAAGAAGACAATAGAGATCAGGAATGGGTAGATACGATAAGAAGGAG TTATCATAATATAAGAAATGTTCGATcacaacaacaagaaaaatttCCTGCCATTCCCAACAGTGATGCTATTTTGAACTGTCCTGCTTGTATGACAACATTATGCCTTGATTGTCAAAG GCATGAATTATACAGAACTCAATACAGAGCAATGTTTGTGATGAACTGTACAGTTGTCAAAGAAGAAATTTTGAAATACAAATACCCACTGAAAAAGAAGACAAAGAGAGGACACAAGAAAATTAAGCAGAGTAATGAATCAACAACTGGCTCAGAAAGCCAGGAAGAAGAGATATATCACCCAGTTAAATGTACTGAATGTTCAACAGAAGTGGCTGCATTAGATAAGGATGAAGTCTTTCATTTTTTCAATGTATTGGCAAGCCATTGCTAA